A genomic segment from Alistipes senegalensis JC50 encodes:
- a CDS encoding alpha/beta hydrolase, whose product MKLKTTLAAAAAILTAFAATAQKPVATLKIWDNATAPHSNGIVPVPGEDDPARTTRTTETELYIYPADTARATGQAVVICPGGSYLGLAIGHEGHDVARWLSQNGVTAAVLKYRMPNGHPEVPLEDVQQALRIMAGLEAGATGFSADKVGVMGFSAGGHLAATASTIGAFKPAFSILFYPVITAEPGKGHQLSFDSLLGTDRTAEQSEYYSLQNRVTEATPPTLLLHSDDDTGVPAVNSALYYEALKAHGVKASMHIYPTGEHGWGFHTNFPYHEVWKAAVLEWLREVNR is encoded by the coding sequence ATGAAACTGAAAACGACGCTCGCGGCCGCAGCCGCGATCCTCACGGCGTTCGCCGCAACGGCGCAGAAGCCCGTGGCGACGCTGAAAATCTGGGACAACGCGACCGCGCCCCACAGCAACGGCATCGTCCCCGTCCCCGGAGAGGACGACCCGGCCCGCACGACCCGCACGACCGAAACCGAACTCTATATCTACCCGGCCGACACCGCCCGCGCCACGGGACAGGCCGTGGTGATCTGCCCCGGAGGCAGTTACCTGGGGCTGGCCATCGGTCACGAGGGGCACGACGTGGCCCGCTGGCTGTCGCAGAACGGCGTCACGGCCGCGGTGCTGAAATACCGCATGCCCAACGGGCATCCCGAAGTTCCGCTGGAGGATGTTCAGCAAGCACTGCGCATCATGGCGGGCCTCGAAGCGGGCGCCACGGGATTCTCCGCCGACAAGGTGGGCGTCATGGGCTTCTCGGCCGGCGGCCATCTGGCAGCCACGGCCTCGACGATCGGGGCGTTCAAACCCGCCTTCTCGATCCTCTTCTATCCGGTCATCACGGCCGAACCCGGAAAGGGGCACCAGCTGTCGTTCGACAGCCTGCTGGGAACGGACCGCACGGCCGAACAGTCGGAATACTACTCGCTCCAAAACCGCGTGACGGAGGCCACGCCCCCGACCCTGCTGCTCCATTCGGACGACGACACGGGCGTACCCGCGGTCAACAGCGCGCTCTACTACGAAGCGCTCAAAGCCCACGGCGTGAAGGCTTCGATGCACATCTACCCGACGGGCGAGCACGGCTGGGGCTTCCACACGAACTTCCCCTACCACGAAGTCTGGAAAGCCGCCGTGCTGGAGTGGCTGCGGGAGGTCAACCGATAA